Proteins found in one Salvia splendens isolate huo1 chromosome 10, SspV2, whole genome shotgun sequence genomic segment:
- the LOC121751532 gene encoding vesicle-associated membrane protein 711-like: MAILYALVARGSVVLAEFSATSTTANAIARQILEKIPGNNDTNASYSQDRYIFHVKRTDGLTVLCMADDTAGRRIPFAFLEEIHQRFVRTYGRAVLSAQPYAMNDDFSRVLSQQIEYFSSDPNADRINRLKGEMSQVRNVMIENIDKVLDRGDRLELLVDKTATMQGNTLRFRKQARRFRNTVWWRNVKLTIALIFLLLVIIYVVLAFVCHGPTLPSCL, encoded by the exons ATGGCGATACTTTACGCGCTGGTGGCGCGTGGCTCGGTTGTGCTGGCGGAATTCAGCGCTACTTCCACCACGGCGAATGCGATCGCGCGTCAAATTCTCGAAAAAATCCCCGGCAACAATGATACCAACGCCTCCTACTCGCAGGATCGCTACATTTTTCACGTCAAACGCACCGATGGCCTCACCGTCCTTTGTATGGCCGACGACACCGCCGGAA GGAGAATTCCTTTTGCatttcttgaagaaattcatcAGAGATTCGTCCGGACATATGGTCGAGCTGTATTGTCCGCGCAGCCATATGCTATGaatgatgatttttcaagggtCCTCAGCCAACAAATTGAGTATTTCTCAAGTGATCCTAATGCTGACAGGATAAACCGGCTTAAAGGTGAAATGAGCCAG GTTCGGAATGTCATGATTGAGAACATTGATAAAGTTTTGGATAGAGGTGATCGGCTAGAATTATTGGTTGATAAAACTGCCACTATGCAAGGGAACACTTTACGCTTCAGGAAGCAAGCTCGCCGTTTTAGAAACACTGTATGGTGGAGAAATGTCAAGCTTAC GATTGCATTGATATTCCTCCTCCTGGTAATAATCTATGTCGTTTTGGCTTTTGTTTGTCATGGCCCCACTCTTCCGTCTTGCCTGTAA